From one Conexibacter woesei Iso977N genomic stretch:
- a CDS encoding ABC transporter permease produces MWKFAARRAAMLVAALLVSSFIVYAALELAPGDPLATLSGGRTLPPEAVAQLRAQYHLDDPFLVRYVHWLGNVVFHGDLGTSIAYREKVTSVIGSRIGVTVDLVLYAALLIIVFGVGLGVVSGLKKGWLDNSIVVVTTIFAAVPSFVAAIVLLSVFSVNLGWFPALGSGDGGFDTIKHLTLPAIALALSAMAIVVRVTRVAVRTELGREHVQTAVSRGIPYPQVVRKHVIRNASIPVTTVVGITITSLIALSAVVERAFSLDGLGAALVQAALSKDFAVVQGISLIFVAAFVVANAVVDLLYAFMDPRVAMGSRAT; encoded by the coding sequence ATGTGGAAGTTCGCCGCCAGGCGCGCGGCGATGCTGGTGGCGGCGCTCCTGGTGTCGAGCTTCATCGTCTACGCGGCGTTGGAACTCGCACCGGGCGACCCGCTCGCGACGCTCTCCGGCGGCAGAACGCTGCCGCCGGAGGCCGTGGCCCAGCTGCGCGCGCAGTACCACCTCGATGACCCGTTCCTGGTGCGCTACGTGCACTGGCTCGGCAACGTCGTCTTCCACGGCGACCTCGGGACGTCGATCGCCTACCGCGAGAAGGTGACCTCGGTGATCGGCTCGCGGATCGGCGTGACCGTCGACCTGGTGCTCTACGCCGCGCTGCTGATCATCGTCTTCGGCGTCGGCCTCGGCGTGGTGTCCGGCCTCAAGAAGGGCTGGCTGGACAACTCGATCGTCGTCGTGACGACGATCTTCGCCGCGGTCCCGTCGTTCGTCGCCGCGATCGTGTTGTTGTCCGTCTTCTCGGTCAACCTGGGGTGGTTCCCCGCACTGGGGTCGGGTGACGGCGGGTTCGACACGATCAAGCACCTCACGTTGCCGGCGATCGCGCTGGCGCTGAGCGCGATGGCGATCGTGGTGCGCGTCACGCGCGTCGCGGTCCGGACCGAGCTGGGCCGCGAGCACGTGCAGACCGCCGTCTCGCGCGGGATCCCGTACCCGCAGGTCGTGCGCAAGCACGTCATCCGCAACGCGTCGATCCCGGTCACGACCGTCGTCGGGATCACGATCACCTCGCTGATCGCGCTGAGCGCGGTCGTCGAGCGCGCGTTCTCGCTGGACGGGCTCGGCGCCGCGCTGGTGCAGGCGGCGTTGTCGAAGGACTTCGCCGTCGTCCAGGGGATCTCGCTGATCTTCGTGGCGGCGTTCGTGGTCGCCAACGCGGTCGTCGACCTGTTGTACGCCTTCATGGATCCGCGCGTCGCGATGGGGAGCCGGGCGACATGA
- a CDS encoding amidase, which yields MTELYAISATEALARFKDRSLSPVELLDAVIARAEVVEPTVNALVHERHEEAREEAKASEKRYTAWAEKGAPAPGALDGLPCAVKEEEAIEGQPWTQGSLIYKDLIADHSSNFARRMLDAGAIVHARTTAPEFSCAFYTHSRIHGVTRNPWNPEFGVGGSSGGAGAALASGTTTIASGSDIGGSIRVPASFNGVVGFKPPFGRVPQAAPFNHDTYCHCGPLARTVADTALYENALAGPSSDDIVSLRPKYVLPTEFDGDLTGMRIAVTVDFGTFPVDPEIAENTLAVAEALRTAGAVVDVVDLVLEQDKVMRAAAIHFQLGFGDYIKAEAEAHADLVTDYAAAFAATLAPQAEGGSLLEKHTIEAELYAPVGALLETYDALICPTLGTRGFVAGESYVGTPMTVGGIELHDTFRASLTPVFNVMSRCPVLNVPSGFADNGVPTGVQIAGRTYDDVTPFKVGAALEKVRPWPLVAPAVTGAEV from the coding sequence ATGACCGAGTTGTACGCCATCTCCGCAACCGAGGCGCTGGCGCGCTTCAAGGACCGCAGCCTCTCCCCCGTCGAGCTGCTCGACGCCGTGATCGCACGGGCCGAGGTCGTCGAGCCGACCGTCAACGCGCTCGTGCACGAGCGCCACGAGGAGGCGCGTGAGGAGGCCAAGGCCTCCGAGAAGCGCTACACCGCGTGGGCCGAGAAGGGCGCGCCCGCGCCGGGCGCGCTCGACGGCCTGCCCTGCGCGGTCAAGGAGGAGGAGGCGATCGAGGGTCAGCCGTGGACCCAGGGCTCCCTGATCTACAAGGACCTGATCGCCGACCACTCCTCCAACTTCGCGCGGCGGATGCTCGACGCCGGCGCGATCGTCCACGCCCGCACGACCGCGCCGGAGTTCTCGTGCGCGTTCTACACGCACTCGCGCATCCACGGCGTGACGCGCAACCCGTGGAACCCGGAGTTCGGCGTCGGCGGCTCGTCCGGCGGCGCCGGCGCGGCGCTGGCCTCGGGCACGACGACGATCGCCTCGGGCTCCGACATCGGCGGCTCGATCCGCGTCCCGGCGTCGTTCAACGGCGTCGTCGGCTTCAAGCCGCCGTTCGGCCGCGTGCCGCAGGCGGCGCCGTTCAACCACGACACCTACTGCCACTGCGGGCCGCTGGCCCGGACGGTCGCCGACACCGCGCTCTACGAGAACGCGCTGGCCGGGCCGTCGTCCGACGACATCGTCTCGCTGCGGCCCAAGTACGTGCTGCCGACCGAGTTCGACGGCGACCTGACCGGCATGAGGATCGCGGTGACCGTCGACTTCGGGACGTTCCCGGTCGACCCGGAGATCGCCGAGAACACGCTCGCGGTCGCCGAGGCGCTGCGCACGGCGGGCGCGGTAGTTGATGTCGTCGACCTGGTCCTGGAGCAGGACAAGGTCATGCGGGCGGCCGCGATCCACTTCCAGCTCGGCTTCGGCGACTACATCAAGGCCGAGGCCGAGGCGCACGCCGACCTCGTCACCGACTACGCGGCGGCGTTCGCCGCGACCCTCGCGCCGCAGGCCGAGGGCGGCTCGCTGCTGGAGAAGCACACGATCGAGGCCGAGCTGTACGCCCCGGTCGGCGCGCTGCTGGAGACCTACGACGCGCTGATCTGCCCGACGCTCGGCACCCGCGGGTTCGTCGCGGGCGAGTCCTACGTCGGCACGCCGATGACGGTCGGCGGGATCGAGCTGCACGACACGTTCCGCGCCTCGCTGACGCCGGTCTTCAACGTCATGTCGCGCTGCCCGGTCCTCAACGTCCCGTCCGGCTTCGCCGACAACGGCGTCCCGACCGGCGTCCAGATCGCGGGCCGCACCTACGACGACGTCACGCCGTTCAAGGTCGGCGCCGCGCTGGAGAAGGTCCGGCCGTGGCCGCTGGTCGCGCCGGCCGTCACGGGGGCCGAGGTCTGA
- a CDS encoding cytochrome P450 — protein MATVIDGVPPGPRSPMPVQTLGMMARQRPYLERLRRRYGNMFSINVLSLGPMVVLADPALIKHTFQADPKVLHAGSRSPLRRVLGDHSLLGIDEEYHMEQRKLLLPPFKGSRMRAYEPLIEEIAIAEVQTWPEGVEFPTARSMQRITLRAILRAVFGAEGARLTELEALLPPWTEQGQHLSRFPQIQRDYGRFSPWGRFLRLRARVDAILDTLIEDAKRDPELDERVDVLALMVQARREDGSPLTNAEIRDQLVTMLAAGHETTAHTLSWAVERLRRNPAVLQRLVEEVDSADGKAFRDATIREVQRMRPVISFAGRHTIQPFEVGGYRIPKGRLIGLSAGLTHYDPNLFERPDVFNPERFLGVNPGTYEWIPFGGGRRRCIGATFAHMELDVVLRVILERVRFLPTDAPDERWQFKGVAWSPAGGGMARIEKRAARPVEAVEAKAAA, from the coding sequence ATGGCCACCGTGATCGACGGCGTCCCGCCCGGGCCGCGCTCCCCGATGCCGGTGCAGACGCTCGGCATGATGGCCCGCCAGCGCCCGTACCTGGAGCGGCTGCGCCGCCGCTACGGGAACATGTTCTCCATCAACGTGCTCAGCCTCGGGCCGATGGTCGTGCTCGCCGACCCCGCGCTGATCAAGCACACCTTCCAGGCCGACCCGAAGGTCCTGCACGCCGGCTCGCGCTCGCCGCTGCGCCGCGTGCTCGGCGATCACTCGCTGCTCGGGATCGATGAGGAGTACCACATGGAGCAGCGCAAGCTGCTCCTGCCGCCCTTCAAGGGCTCGCGCATGAGGGCCTACGAGCCGCTGATCGAGGAGATCGCGATCGCCGAGGTGCAGACGTGGCCGGAGGGCGTCGAGTTCCCGACCGCCAGGTCGATGCAGCGGATCACGCTGCGCGCGATCCTGCGCGCGGTCTTCGGCGCCGAGGGCGCACGCCTGACCGAGTTGGAGGCCCTGCTCCCGCCGTGGACCGAGCAGGGCCAGCACCTGTCGCGCTTCCCGCAGATCCAGAGGGACTACGGGCGCTTCAGCCCCTGGGGCAGGTTCCTGCGCCTGCGCGCCCGCGTGGACGCGATCCTCGACACGCTGATCGAGGACGCCAAGCGCGACCCGGAGCTGGACGAGCGAGTTGATGTCCTTGCGTTGATGGTCCAGGCCAGGCGCGAGGACGGCTCGCCGCTGACCAACGCCGAGATCCGCGACCAGCTCGTCACGATGCTCGCCGCGGGCCACGAGACGACCGCGCACACGCTGTCGTGGGCGGTCGAGCGGCTGCGCCGCAACCCGGCCGTGCTGCAGCGACTTGTAGAAGAAGTCGACAGCGCCGACGGCAAGGCCTTCCGCGACGCCACGATCCGCGAGGTGCAACGCATGCGCCCGGTGATCTCGTTTGCCGGCCGCCACACGATCCAGCCGTTCGAGGTCGGCGGCTACCGGATCCCGAAGGGCCGCCTGATCGGCCTCAGCGCCGGGCTCACGCACTACGACCCCAACCTGTTCGAGCGCCCCGACGTGTTCAACCCCGAGCGCTTCCTCGGCGTCAACCCCGGGACCTACGAGTGGATCCCGTTCGGCGGCGGGCGCCGGCGCTGCATCGGCGCGACGTTCGCGCACATGGAGCTCGACGTCGTCCTGCGCGTGATCCTGGAGCGCGTGCGCTTCCTGCCGACCGACGCGCCCGACGAGCGCTGGCAGTTCAAGGGCGTCGCGTGGTCGCCCGCGGGCGGCGGCATGGCGCGGATCGAGAAGCGCGCGGCGCGGCCCGTCGAGGCCGTGGAGGCCAAGGCGGCGGCGTGA
- a CDS encoding carboxymuconolactone decarboxylase family protein, whose translation MSTTETTTTPLTARMDHPVFLVPGAMDAAQALSKAISRIDLGFDLEYVLLRASQINGCGVCVDMHAKALRGRGESEERVWAVAAWRESPYFTDAERAALDLTEALTRIADAPEGVSDEVWATARAQFDDAQLSALILDIGVINLWNRTNVATRQIVGALPSS comes from the coding sequence ATGTCGACCACTGAGACCACGACCACGCCGCTGACCGCCCGCATGGACCATCCCGTCTTCCTCGTGCCCGGGGCGATGGACGCCGCGCAGGCGCTGAGCAAGGCGATCAGCCGCATCGACCTCGGCTTCGACCTCGAGTACGTCCTGCTGCGCGCCAGCCAGATCAACGGCTGCGGCGTCTGCGTGGACATGCACGCCAAGGCGCTGCGCGGGCGCGGCGAGTCCGAGGAGCGCGTGTGGGCGGTCGCCGCCTGGCGCGAGTCGCCGTACTTCACCGACGCCGAGCGCGCCGCGCTGGACCTGACCGAGGCGCTGACGCGGATCGCCGACGCGCCCGAGGGCGTCAGCGACGAGGTCTGGGCCACCGCCCGCGCGCAGTTCGACGACGCGCAGCTGTCGGCGCTGATCCTCGACATCGGCGTGATCAACCTCTGGAACCGGACCAACGTGGCGACCCGCCAGATCGTGGGCGCGCTGCCGTCGTCCTAG
- a CDS encoding ABC transporter permease, which produces MSTTTPTVIMDQATRTRRRRVAGNQIVFWVCSGIVGIAVFLAIFGPTLAPHDPNASNLNYAYVGTVQGHLLGFDSQGRDLLSRLLTGARTSMAGPFLVVVVSMAAGTTLAITAAWVGGWVDSFISTVLDILFSFPAILLAVLAAAVFGAGITAPTLALGLAYTPYIARVLRGAALRERAREYIAACEVQGIGALAICARHLAPNLLPLIVAQATLTFGYAMVDFAAISYIGLGVQPPTADWGVMVSSGQAGVLQGYPLESLTAGGAIVVVVVAVNLLGERLASRDTEGR; this is translated from the coding sequence ATGAGCACCACGACCCCCACGGTCATCATGGACCAGGCGACGCGCACGCGCCGCCGTCGCGTGGCGGGCAACCAGATCGTCTTCTGGGTCTGCTCGGGCATCGTCGGCATCGCCGTGTTCCTGGCGATCTTCGGCCCCACGCTGGCACCGCACGACCCTAACGCGTCGAACCTCAACTACGCCTACGTCGGCACGGTCCAGGGCCACCTCCTGGGCTTCGACTCCCAGGGTCGCGACCTCCTGAGCCGCCTGCTGACCGGCGCGCGGACCTCGATGGCCGGGCCGTTCCTGGTGGTGGTGGTCTCGATGGCCGCCGGGACGACGCTGGCGATCACCGCCGCGTGGGTCGGCGGCTGGGTCGACTCGTTCATCTCGACCGTGCTCGACATCCTGTTCTCGTTCCCCGCGATCCTGCTGGCCGTCCTGGCCGCGGCGGTCTTCGGGGCCGGGATCACCGCGCCGACGCTGGCGCTGGGCCTGGCCTACACGCCGTACATCGCCCGCGTCCTGCGCGGCGCGGCGCTGCGGGAGCGGGCCCGCGAGTACATCGCGGCCTGCGAGGTCCAGGGGATCGGGGCGCTCGCGATCTGCGCGCGCCACCTGGCCCCGAACCTGCTGCCGCTGATCGTCGCCCAGGCCACGCTGACCTTCGGGTACGCGATGGTCGACTTCGCGGCGATCTCCTACATCGGGCTGGGCGTCCAGCCGCCGACGGCCGACTGGGGCGTGATGGTCAGCTCCGGCCAGGCCGGCGTGCTGCAGGGCTACCCGCTGGAGTCGCTGACCGCCGGCGGGGCGATCGTTGTTGTCGTTGTTGCCGTGAACCTGCTGGGCGAGCGCCTGGCTTCACGAGATACCGAAGGGCGCTGA
- a CDS encoding amidohydrolase, with protein sequence MTPPLDLALVNGRVRTLNPDQPSATAIGVTGDTIVALGDDAAVRAEADSTTEVIDLKGAAVIPGIIDSHVHPFFGGIGGARGADLMDARTLDDVRRLISEERAKCAPDQWVLGFGLDYNAFAETGISGELLADAAGGGPAMLTFIDFHTALATPRALELAGVDGPREFSEHAEVVVDASGRPTGELREGEAMELVRSAMPELTDAEVYALNVQQLKRFAAVGMTGLHGMDGTLDTPGILRELEANGDLATRMVMPFWSQPDTPEEVWAEYAKHRTEAGDRWRMGVAKLFIDGVIDTGTGWLFEPDSEGDGLSAFWPEIEKYFRAVEFFAKEGFQIVTHATGDRAVHEALNAYKKAGAAPGIRHRIEHIETLQPSDLPRFAAENVIASMQAQHMMWLEPDRSDNWSVRLGKERTEPGRAFPIRSIWETGAHVTLGSDWPVARYDWREGMAAAQLRRAPGHPDRAAYDDQGLTALQALEGYTTRAAETVGDTRLGALRTGRLADITVMAEDPVEISPDDLLTNPVALTVVGGEVVFRGSVLEG encoded by the coding sequence ATGACTCCCCCGCTCGACCTCGCGCTCGTCAACGGGCGCGTGCGCACGCTGAACCCCGACCAGCCGTCGGCCACCGCGATCGGCGTCACCGGCGACACGATCGTCGCCCTGGGCGACGACGCCGCCGTCCGCGCCGAGGCGGACTCGACCACCGAGGTCATCGACCTCAAGGGCGCGGCGGTGATCCCGGGGATCATCGACTCCCACGTGCACCCGTTCTTCGGCGGGATCGGCGGCGCCCGCGGCGCCGACCTGATGGACGCGCGCACGCTCGATGACGTCCGCCGGCTGATCTCCGAGGAGCGCGCGAAGTGCGCGCCGGACCAGTGGGTCCTGGGCTTCGGCCTGGACTACAACGCGTTCGCGGAGACCGGCATCAGCGGTGAGCTGCTGGCCGACGCCGCGGGCGGCGGCCCGGCGATGCTGACGTTCATCGACTTCCACACCGCGCTGGCCACGCCGCGCGCGCTGGAGCTGGCGGGCGTCGACGGGCCCCGCGAGTTCTCCGAGCACGCCGAGGTCGTCGTCGACGCAAGCGGCAGGCCGACCGGCGAGCTGCGCGAGGGCGAGGCGATGGAGCTGGTCCGCAGCGCGATGCCGGAGCTGACCGACGCCGAGGTGTACGCCTTGAACGTCCAGCAGCTCAAGCGCTTCGCGGCGGTCGGCATGACCGGCCTGCACGGCATGGACGGCACGCTCGACACGCCGGGCATCCTGCGCGAGCTGGAGGCCAACGGCGACCTCGCGACGCGCATGGTGATGCCGTTCTGGTCGCAGCCCGACACGCCCGAGGAGGTCTGGGCCGAGTACGCCAAGCACCGCACCGAGGCCGGCGACCGCTGGCGGATGGGCGTCGCGAAGCTGTTCATCGACGGCGTCATCGACACCGGCACCGGCTGGCTGTTCGAGCCCGACTCCGAGGGCGACGGGCTGAGCGCGTTCTGGCCGGAGATCGAGAAGTACTTCCGGGCGGTGGAGTTCTTCGCGAAGGAGGGCTTCCAGATCGTCACGCACGCGACGGGCGACCGCGCGGTGCACGAGGCGCTCAACGCCTACAAGAAGGCGGGCGCGGCGCCGGGGATCCGGCACCGGATCGAGCACATCGAGACGCTGCAGCCTTCTGATCTCCCGCGCTTCGCGGCCGAGAACGTCATCGCCTCGATGCAGGCCCAGCACATGATGTGGCTGGAGCCCGACCGCAGCGACAACTGGTCGGTGCGCCTCGGCAAGGAGCGCACCGAGCCCGGCCGCGCGTTCCCGATCCGTTCGATCTGGGAGACCGGCGCGCACGTGACGCTCGGCTCCGACTGGCCGGTCGCGCGCTACGACTGGCGCGAGGGCATGGCGGCGGCGCAGTTGCGCCGGGCGCCCGGCCACCCCGACCGCGCGGCCTACGACGACCAGGGCCTGACCGCGCTGCAGGCGCTGGAGGGCTACACGACCCGCGCCGCCGAGACCGTCGGCGACACGCGCCTCGGCGCGCTGCGCACCGGCCGCCTCGCCGACATCACCGTGATGGCCGAGGACCCGGTCGAGATCTCCCCCGACGACCTGCTCACCAACCCGGTCGCGTTGACCGTGGTCGGTGGCGAGGTCGTGTTCCGGGGTTCGGTGCTCGAGGGCTAG
- a CDS encoding DUF6338 family protein gives MMNTSVAILSAIALLMPGFIIAELSVARSARGSRSDLELALRSLSYTLLVHVAFGFWTVHLVATIGKPDEWTDHWGALTAYGAVVLLVVPVALGTGLNRYLARVEAADGPPNLFAAAFGAGEARDAFDFAYQRWRREGGWVIVEMIGHTDEKPRLVGGIYGERSAVGQTPSPHDVYLESLCTVTVNKDRVRSLADRIVPDQGVYIAAAQIARIDLLSSDASATLET, from the coding sequence ATGATGAACACATCGGTGGCGATCCTGTCAGCGATCGCGCTCTTGATGCCAGGGTTCATCATCGCGGAGCTCAGCGTCGCCCGTTCGGCGCGTGGCTCGCGCAGCGACCTCGAACTTGCGCTGCGATCGCTGAGCTACACGCTCTTGGTCCACGTGGCCTTCGGCTTCTGGACCGTCCATCTCGTCGCGACGATCGGCAAGCCCGACGAGTGGACCGACCACTGGGGCGCGCTCACCGCGTATGGAGCTGTAGTCCTGCTCGTGGTTCCGGTTGCGCTAGGGACCGGACTGAACCGGTACCTGGCACGGGTCGAGGCGGCGGACGGCCCGCCGAACCTGTTCGCGGCAGCCTTCGGCGCCGGCGAGGCACGCGACGCGTTCGACTTCGCCTACCAACGGTGGCGCAGGGAAGGCGGATGGGTGATCGTCGAGATGATCGGCCACACCGACGAGAAGCCACGCCTGGTCGGTGGGATCTACGGGGAGCGCTCTGCCGTCGGGCAGACACCGTCACCTCACGACGTTTACCTCGAGAGCCTTTGCACCGTGACCGTCAACAAGGACAGGGTGCGATCATTGGCCGACCGCATCGTCCCGGATCAGGGCGTCTACATCGCCGCGGCGCAGATCGCGCGAATCGACCTGTTGTCCTCTGATGCTTCGGCTACCCTTGAGACATGA
- a CDS encoding ABC transporter ATP-binding protein has product MAELVLEAIGLRKEFGEVAAVDGVDFQVPRGGSLAIVGESGSGKTTIAKMIVGLETPTAGTITACGRDRSAPARGAKERKARGGEVQIVFQDPYSSLDPRHCAEQAIEEVLRLHQPGMAKEARAARIAELGDLVGLDARQLRARPGALSGGQRQRIAIARALAAEPQVVILDESVAALDVSIQAQILNLLADIREQTGISYILISHDLAVVRQITDEAIVMHRGKVVERGSTASILDHPQQPYTQLLRASVPRPGWKPTRAMRAQTEGTPS; this is encoded by the coding sequence ATGGCTGAGCTCGTGTTGGAGGCGATCGGCCTGCGCAAGGAGTTCGGCGAGGTCGCGGCGGTCGACGGCGTCGACTTCCAGGTCCCGCGTGGCGGCTCGCTGGCGATCGTCGGCGAGTCGGGCTCGGGCAAGACGACGATCGCGAAGATGATCGTCGGCCTGGAGACGCCGACGGCCGGGACGATCACGGCGTGTGGCCGTGACCGCAGCGCCCCGGCGCGCGGCGCCAAGGAGCGCAAGGCGCGCGGCGGCGAGGTCCAGATCGTCTTCCAGGACCCGTACTCGTCGCTGGACCCGCGCCACTGCGCCGAGCAGGCGATCGAGGAGGTCCTGCGCCTGCACCAGCCGGGCATGGCCAAGGAGGCCCGCGCCGCGCGGATCGCGGAGCTCGGCGATCTCGTCGGGCTCGACGCACGCCAGCTGCGGGCGCGCCCCGGCGCGCTGAGCGGCGGCCAGCGCCAGCGGATCGCGATCGCGCGTGCGCTCGCGGCCGAGCCGCAGGTCGTGATCCTCGACGAGTCCGTCGCCGCGCTGGACGTCTCGATCCAGGCCCAGATCCTCAACCTGCTCGCCGACATCCGCGAGCAGACCGGCATCTCCTACATCTTGATCTCCCACGACCTCGCGGTCGTGCGCCAGATCACCGACGAAGCGATCGTCATGCACCGCGGCAAGGTCGTCGAGCGCGGGTCCACCGCGTCGATCCTCGACCACCCGCAGCAGCCCTACACCCAGCTCCTCCGAGCCTCTGTCCCGAGACCCGGTTGGAAGCCGACGCGCGCGATGCGTGCGCAGACCGAAGGAACCCCCTCATGA
- a CDS encoding sigma-70 family RNA polymerase sigma factor, translated as MTSTMDRNDVFAAEFEEHRSHLRAVAYRMLGSRAEADDALQEAWLKVARSGDEPSDIINMGGWLTTVVSRVCLTMLDSRRRRREEALEADRLADPVVIALDDDGHAGPEDAALMTDTIGVALFIVLEQLGPAERIAFVLHDLFAVPFEDVATILEKSPAATRQLASRARRRVRSVDAEQRAVADRRIVDAFLAASRAGDFEGLLAVLDPDVMMRGDGGAGTLRALHGAEAVASQARIGARMGRTAVPALIDGHAGFVGYQDGAPVALLRFTNNDAGRVQLIEAIADPARVARVLGLQEED; from the coding sequence GTGACCAGCACGATGGACCGCAACGACGTCTTCGCGGCGGAGTTCGAGGAGCACCGCAGCCACCTGCGCGCGGTGGCCTACCGGATGCTCGGCTCGCGCGCCGAGGCCGACGACGCGCTGCAGGAGGCGTGGCTGAAGGTCGCCCGCTCCGGCGACGAGCCGAGCGACATCATCAACATGGGCGGCTGGCTGACCACGGTCGTCTCACGCGTCTGCCTGACGATGCTCGACTCCCGCAGGCGCCGCCGGGAGGAGGCGCTGGAAGCCGACCGGCTCGCCGACCCGGTCGTGATCGCGCTCGACGACGACGGGCACGCGGGACCCGAGGACGCGGCGCTGATGACCGACACGATCGGCGTCGCGTTGTTCATCGTGTTGGAGCAGCTCGGCCCGGCCGAGCGGATCGCGTTCGTCCTGCACGACCTGTTCGCCGTGCCGTTCGAGGACGTCGCGACGATCCTCGAGAAGTCGCCGGCCGCGACCCGCCAGCTCGCGTCGCGCGCGCGCCGCCGCGTGCGCTCGGTCGACGCCGAGCAGCGGGCGGTGGCGGATCGGCGGATCGTCGACGCGTTCCTGGCCGCCTCGCGCGCCGGGGACTTCGAGGGTCTGCTCGCGGTCCTCGACCCGGACGTGATGATGCGCGGCGACGGCGGCGCCGGGACGCTGCGCGCGCTGCACGGCGCGGAGGCCGTCGCCTCGCAGGCGCGGATCGGCGCGCGCATGGGCCGCACCGCGGTCCCGGCGCTGATCGACGGCCACGCGGGCTTCGTCGGCTACCAGGACGGCGCGCCGGTCGCGCTCCTGCGCTTCACGAACAACGACGCCGGCCGGGTGCAGCTGATCGAGGCGATCGCCGACCCGGCCCGCGTCGCGCGGGTGCTGGGGCTCCAGGAGGAGGACTAG
- a CDS encoding TetR/AcrR family transcriptional regulator has product MSAETLPLVSSAGGFRERLLVGMAEAIREHGSLRPVTVAEVVRNAKTSRRTFYQHFADRDACFLALFDVVSEALLLRIADAATGDAPFAERSEAALGAYLEAVAAEPVLTRACIQETPSIGPDGLARVQRMNERWARQIMLLVEEAREHDATLRPLPLEVATIITGGFRDLVITALDQGRDITELHDVAIDVLRRITMN; this is encoded by the coding sequence GTGAGCGCCGAGACGCTTCCGCTCGTCTCGTCGGCCGGCGGCTTCCGCGAGCGGTTGCTGGTGGGGATGGCCGAGGCGATCCGCGAGCACGGGTCGCTGCGGCCGGTCACGGTCGCCGAGGTCGTCAGGAACGCCAAGACTTCGCGGCGGACGTTCTACCAGCACTTCGCCGACCGCGACGCCTGCTTCCTGGCGCTGTTCGACGTCGTCAGCGAGGCGTTGCTGTTGCGGATCGCCGACGCCGCCACCGGCGACGCGCCGTTCGCCGAGCGCTCCGAGGCGGCGCTCGGCGCCTACCTCGAGGCGGTCGCGGCCGAGCCCGTCCTGACCCGCGCCTGCATCCAGGAGACGCCGTCGATCGGCCCGGACGGGCTCGCGCGCGTGCAGCGGATGAACGAGCGCTGGGCGCGCCAGATCATGCTGCTGGTCGAGGAGGCGCGGGAGCACGACGCCACCCTGCGCCCGCTCCCGCTCGAGGTCGCCACGATCATCACCGGCGGCTTCCGCGACCTGGTGATCACGGCCCTCGACCAGGGCCGCGACATCACCGAGCTGCACGACGTCGCGATCGACGTCCTGCGCCGCATCACGATGAACTAG
- a CDS encoding ABC transporter ATP-binding protein, whose protein sequence is MAGALLEVEHLATQLQVEGELRTVLHDVSLSIGEGEAVGLVGESGSGKSMTARAVARLLPTGAKTDGAIRYDGRDVNALRGGGLRDYRGEVAMVFQDPRAHINPVRTIGDFMTESLRSIRREDKSAARAKAITALDDVGIPDGERRLRQYPHELSGGLLQRVMIATMLLTEPRLVLADEPTTALDVTTQAEVMAILDELRRERGMALLFITHDLELAGAVCDRTSVMYAGSIVETRESAKLHSDPLHPYTASLGTARPTIDASVHRLTAIPGRPVSAFEAPDGCPFAPRCAFAEDRCRATRPPVEELDGGQVRCIRATELRGRLVKEVVQHG, encoded by the coding sequence ATGGCGGGCGCGCTCCTGGAGGTCGAGCACCTCGCCACGCAGCTGCAGGTCGAGGGCGAGCTGCGCACGGTCCTGCACGACGTCTCGCTCTCGATCGGCGAGGGCGAGGCGGTCGGGCTGGTCGGCGAGTCCGGCTCGGGCAAGTCGATGACCGCCCGCGCGGTCGCGCGGCTGCTGCCGACGGGCGCCAAGACCGACGGCGCGATCCGCTACGACGGCAGGGACGTCAACGCGCTCAGGGGCGGCGGGCTGCGCGACTACCGCGGCGAGGTCGCGATGGTCTTCCAGGACCCGCGCGCGCACATCAACCCGGTCCGGACGATCGGCGACTTCATGACCGAGTCGCTGCGCTCGATCCGCAGGGAGGACAAGAGCGCGGCGCGCGCCAAGGCGATCACGGCCTTGGACGACGTCGGGATCCCGGACGGCGAGCGGCGGCTGAGGCAGTACCCGCACGAGCTGTCGGGCGGCCTGCTGCAGCGCGTGATGATCGCCACCATGTTGCTCACCGAGCCCAGGCTCGTCCTGGCCGACGAGCCGACGACGGCCCTGGACGTGACGACGCAGGCCGAGGTGATGGCGATCCTCGACGAGCTGCGCCGCGAGCGCGGGATGGCGTTGTTGTTCATCACGCACGACCTCGAGCTGGCGGGCGCCGTCTGCGACCGCACGTCGGTGATGTACGCGGGCTCGATCGTCGAGACGCGCGAGAGCGCGAAGCTGCACAGCGACCCGCTGCATCCGTACACGGCGTCGCTGGGCACCGCGCGCCCGACGATCGACGCGTCGGTGCACCGCCTGACGGCGATCCCGGGCCGGCCGGTCAGCGCCTTCGAGGCGCCGGACGGCTGCCCGTTCGCGCCGCGCTGTGCCTTTGCCGAGGACCGCTGCCGCGCGACGCGGCCGCCGGTCGAGGAGCTGGACGGCGGGCAGGTCCGCTGCATCCGGGCGACCGAGCTGCGTGGGCGGCTCGTCAAGGAGGTGGTCCAGCATGGCTGA